The genomic DNA CACGACCAATAGCCTTAGTACTTTTTAAACCCCCCTGAGAATCATATACAAAATTTACTGTCCACAGCATGGAGAAGCGTTCATCAGTTTTCAGGTTAATCTGGCGGTTTTCAATGGTAGATGACGACAGTTTTTGTGCCTCACAAAGCGCAAACCAATCGCGGGTCATCTTTTGGTCTTCGGGATGGATAAAATCAAAGGCTGAACGACCTATACATTTTTCTGGAGTAAGGCCAAAATATTTGGTGGCTTTACTGTTTACAAAGGTCAAAACCTCATCACTATCGGTCCTGGTTACCAAATCATCAGTCCCTTCGACAAAATCACGGTAATTGGTCTCGCTCTCAATTAATGTCTCTTCAATTTTCTTGCGCTCTTGAATTTCTAATCTCAAATTTTGAGTTTTCAGGTGAACTTGTCGATTCAGGTACCAGATGCCGACAATCGCCAGAATAAGCAGCACAGGAATAAGCACAATAAGTACAGATTTAATCAAAGTTGCCAGCGGCACAGATGGCGCAGGGAGGATCGGTTCAAACCATTTATCGTAAATCTCCGCATAGCTGCCATTAGCGAAAACAATAGCCAGGCCCTCGTTTAAGAAGGCCAGCAGCTCTTTTCGCCCTTCAGGTACGGCAAAACAGAATTTCTGTTCAAAGCCGGACAATATGACACTTCTCGGTTTCAGGCTGGCATCTCGAGTTTCAGAGACACTGACCACATTGGTAATGCCCAGTTTTTTGGTGAGCTGCAGACCCATGAGATACTGACACAAAACCGCATCATGCTTGCCGGAAGAGAGCAGTCTCATTGCCTCTTCAAAGGTGTCAGTCAAAATCAGCTTAGCTGGGATCTTTGAACTAATGGCATATTCATGTGAAGAATCATCCCGCATGACCAGGATTTCCTTATCTTTGAGATCGGCCTCGGTACGGATTGACCTATTCCCTTTGCGGACAAAAATCGTCCCGTGCATCTGTAGGTATGGGGCCGTAAAATCGAAGACCTTGTCGCGCTCCGGGGTGTAAGCAACCAGTGGCAGAACGTCAAGATAGCCATCGGCAAGTTGCTGCTTAATCTCATGCCAGGGCCCAACGGCTATATCGACTTTATGATGAGCTGCCTCAACAACAGCCTTTAACAGCTCGACCGAAAAACCATCGGCGGTTCCATCAGGTTTTACGACGGCAAAAGGAGGGTAGTCAAGTTCACTGGCAGATTTTAGTACCAGTAGCTGATCGTCGTTGTGAATTGCCAAAACTGTATTGGTACCAGCTCCGAGGAGGATTGCACATAAAACAGACAGACAGGCGAGGAGTCTTTGCGTAGGCGGCATAATATTTCCAAAATGGCGATACTGCAGGCTTCTAATTGGTGGGGACTTTCAAGAAATAGTATAGAAATAATACCACAAAGATCTATCGATGTGAAACTAAATATTGGTTGGTTGGTAGGCGCTTTATACCTGGAGATGGGAACATACAAACTGGGGCCTGCGTTTTGCCATCCGATATGACTTTAGCGTCGCTTACAAGTTTGTTCTATCGTCGATTGTCCTGGTGATCTTTTTTTATTTCAGGCAGTGGGTTGATTTTCTGATGATCCTGGCGGCCACCGGGCAGGTGCTGATTGTTGAAATGTTAAACAGTTCCATAGAGGCGCTGTGCGACTTTGTGGAGACCCATGAAAACATGAATATCAAAGTGATAAAGGACATAGCAGCCGCCGCTGCGGGCATCAGCATCCTTATCTGGGCGATTATCTTTTTGGTTGAGGTTGGCCGCTTGTGGGACTATTTTCAGAGGTAGTTGGGTTGAGCCGGAGAAACCCAACATTTTCTGACTTCAGAAATGGTACATGGAGGCGTATGCCTAGTTTAGAAATACTAAATTTGTATATTTCATAAACACGAAGAGCACAGAGAGCACGAAGAAAAGACTATTGAAAACCAAAATGGCGGAGAGGGAGAGATTCGAACTCTCGGATGAGTTTAACCCCATCACTCGCTTAGCAGGCGGGCACCATCGGCCTCTCGGTCACCTCTCCTAGTACTATATGGCGGAGGAAGTAGGATTCGAACCCACGGTACTTTCGCACAACGGTTTTCAAGACCGCCGCCTTCAACCACTCGGCCATTCCTCCGAATTTACCGAAAGGCACTTTTACCACTTCAATAAACGCATGTCAAGACCGGAAAAACGCTTACATAATTTTAGCCAAAACTGCAATCGCTTCACTCAGGGACTTGACACCATGCACCTGCATGCCGGCAACTTTTGCCTTGGGAACATTTGCACTTGGCACAATTGCTTTTGTGAAGCCATGTTTACTCGCTTCATGCAGCCGGGGCTGACCGTTGGGCACCGGCCTGATCTCGCCAGCTAAGCCCACTTCACCAAAAACAACGATATCGGCCGGTAAAGCCTTATCACGCATACTTGAAAAAATTGCCAGAATCAGGGCCAGATCGGCGCTGGTTTCAACAACCTTCACCCCGCCGACAACATTTACAAAAACATCCTTATCATAGCTGCTCACCCCACCGTGTCGATGCAAAACGGCAAGCAGCATTGTCAATCTATTTTGATCGAG from Desulfobulbaceae bacterium includes the following:
- a CDS encoding diacylglycerol kinase — protein: MRFAIRYDFSVAYKFVLSSIVLVIFFYFRQWVDFLMILAATGQVLIVEMLNSSIEALCDFVETHENMNIKVIKDIAAAAAGISILIWAIIFLVEVGRLWDYFQR